Within Aspergillus oryzae RIB40 DNA, chromosome 2, the genomic segment TATCGCTCTCACACGAAACCAGAACGAAATCACCATGAAGCACACAATATACAGATGTACAGCTTGTTCGCGTCAACGACTACCCTTCCCTCTCCGACGAGCACTCTCAACCGCCATCACTCCGAATACTCCCTCGAACCCGAACAAAGTTCCCCTCCACGACTTGACTCCTGCAGATATCTCCTACTACTGGGATACTCAAGTACCAAATGAAACTGATTTGACCTACGCCGACAAATTCTTCGCACCCTCTCGCCACTCCCCGATCAAAATATGGTCCGCTAGCAAATTCCGCACCACTCCTATGTCATCAGTAGAGCCTGAAGTTGCCTTCCTTGGTCGCTCGAATGTCGGAAAGAGCTCTTTGTTGAACGCAATCATGGGCAAGGAGATATGCTGGACTTCTTCAAAACcgggaagaacaagagagaTGAATGCGTTCGGAATTGGAGGTACGAAAGGCGGCGAGTCGAAGATTGTTCTGCTTGATATGCCGGGGTATGGAAAGGCGAGTAGGACGGAATGGGGTATTGAGATTATGAAGTATCTTCAGGGAAGGAAACAGTGAGTGCACACCCTATTGTACTCGGGATCCTCGACCCATTCAAGCTGACTCGCAAACGCATGCTCCCAGACTCCGACGGGCTTTTCTCCTTATAGATAGCTTACATGGTCTCAAGAAGACAGATGAGGATATCCTCATGCTTTTCCGGAAATATGCCATTCCGCACCAGGTCATCATGTCGAAGGTGGATAAGATtctggccaagaagaagagtcaAGTGAAGAGCGGAGCATCAGCGGCAAAAGTCGCTACATTACAGACCTTATTGCAGAGTTATAGACCAATTCTTCAACCTGATGGTCGGTTGGAAGGGCCTGGTGCCCTAGGTGAGATCCTGACATGCAGTGCAGAGACGCCTATCAGCCCCGGCAAGTCGTTAGGAATTAGCGCAATCCGCTGGGCTATCTTGTCGGCTGCTGGATTCGATGGGAATATGAAAGCGCACCCCGTACCCACCGGGTCGCAGGTTACTAACATCTCTCCCGCCGCATCTTAAAATGCAATTTAAAGAACAACTGTTCTTGGAAAGGAGTCAGTTAGACCGCGGAGCTGACTTGGGTATAATATCTAATTACAGGTGAATCACATAGCGGGGCATTTGTCAGGCCTTGCAAGCAGTGCTTACTCCTTAGTAACAACTTTGGGGGTTGTTAACATTAGGTTCCGGTCCGTCAACATCGCAATTTACGGCGGGTTCCTCCCAGCTAAACTTTCGCACGGAAGTTATGTGTCTTGTGAAGCCACCATTGATTATAGAATATGCCCGCATTTTCAGCCTAGATGGCTCTATTGATTCGACATGGTTGTCGAATAACCATTTGTCCTGGAGAATATGAGATGGGTCGGATCTCTTGACGATGAGGGATTGGTCCTTCGAAAGCTAGAGGCATAAGTACTTATGCTTATTCCGCTGCATGATTACACTGCTTCTATTGATGAGGCAGACTGTCTTTTTGTCGGTGTAGACTTGACATCCAGACTGCTAGCATTTAGAGCTATTCCATAATAGTGTCACGATGTTCCCATTTCGTTACGAGTGGGACTCGATAGAGAAAATTGTCAATAGTATGTATTCTATAAGAACCCATTATTAGGGCATGCAGGAAAATCTGCTACATAACAGCTTCGGAGAAGCTGATGATGCACTTGTCTCTGGTGATCAAACTTAGAGATATGCATGTGAAATATAGCAGTGGCACGAAACATGCGTAAAGTGGAGGAGGTCATAGTAGGATATAATGTAGTAAATGGGTAAGAGTCTGATAAATAATCATTTTGGATACCAAAACGCCTGTTCATCATAACAGCATGTCAAAAGTATGCCAACCGCGCTATGCAAAGTGTAATAAAGAGAACAACTCCTTGAGATTGGGTATCATTAATGTTTCATGCCTCAAAgtccagaaaagaaaggaaaacacCGTAGGACGCAGGGCCATGTGTGGCATACAGGGCCCTACCAAGCGGTGAAACGAGAGCGAGCTCCGGCCGCTGTGATAGTATCAGGCATCAGACAGATCATAGTCTTCGTCGGCATCGCTGACTTCCTGGCCCCAGCGATTAACGACTATACGTCTGCCTAGCTGATCTTCTGGTACCCCGTCGCGAGAAGCACCAAAGTCGAGAACCTGCACGAGGATCTTGTCAGCAAGGGGAAAAGCAGGGATTTAACCAACTGCACCTACCTCGATATAAGTCAAACTATCACGCTGCACCGCAGCCACACATTTCCGGTCGTTGAATTTGACCTGCCATACCCCACTAAGGTCGGTGAGAAGATCTCGCACGCACTCTCCAGTCCGTACATCCCACATTTTTAATGTCCTATCAGATCCTGAGATAACCTTCTGGCCATCATGCTGAAAACATGTGATCGCACCTGTATGAGCGCTCAGCATGTTTTTACATTGGCCTGTTTCTGGATCCCAAATTCTCAGAGTCGAATCTGCGGCTGCTGAGACCAGTCGATCACACTTCAGGTCAAGCAGTCCAACCAGGGAAGAGTGGCCCTCAAGGTTGTACAGGATGGATCCGGTTTCGAGGGACCACACTTTCACCATATTATCCATGGAGCCACTAATACAGCGGTTTCTTTTGTGGTCTAGCACCACGCTGTACACTTTCAAGGAATGGCCTTGGAGTCGGTGAAGAGCTTCTCCAGTGGAAATCTTCCAGACTCTCACCGTGCAGTCGTAGCTTCCGCTAACTAAGGTATCGCCGTGCGCAGCGATCGTGCGGACCGAGTGCTGATGCCCTATAAGAGCGCGGACAAAGTAGGGGCAGTCGGTATCGTCGACATGTGGTCCGTTTTGGTAGTAGACAGGATCACCCGGTTTTGGGAGCTTCCAGATTCTAAGATTTGAGTCTCGTGAGCCAGTGATGATCAAGGGCTCCTTTGGCATCATCTCAGGGGTGCCGTCTGCCTTTTTCCCCACTTCTACCGGTAAAACAATTTGTAAACATCGTACTGTGGACGTATGACCGTGAAAAATCTGAGTACACCTCGCCCTTTCGATATCCCAGACTCTCACTGATCTATCGGTCGAACCAGACACCAGAGTATTACCGTAGTACTCGAGAGCCCAGACACCACCCTCATGTCCCTCAAGTGTCGCTCTCAGAGCCCCAGTTCTAGTGTCGTATACATTGATATTTGTATCGTCACTGCCAGTCAAAACCTTATCCGTATCAAACTGAAGACAAGTGACAACATGACGGTCATGAGCGCGAAAAGCGATGTGACGTGGTTTCACACTGGGTTTCATCCAGCCATTATGAATCGAGTGGTGCCGCTGATAGAGAGATTTGTAAAGATGCAACCCTCGCAGGGACGGTAAGCCAATATCTGGATATGGAACAGCTGCGGCTGCAGCGTTTGCGGCACCATAGGGCCCTTCTGCCGCGGTGACTGACTTTCTCCAATCAGAGGACTCGGAATGATCAGTCCCGCTAGATGATATTTTTCGTTTTGCAAGCTTACGGCTTGAGACACGTGTGcatgcttttctcttcgggCGGCGATGCGCAGACGAAGGCCTATCACTGGGCCCTGGCAGTGGTTGCATAGAAGGAGAACCAGACTCAGGATCAGGTTTAATTACAGGAGACGACACGCTTAGGTCCTTCTCGTAATCTTCACCCCCGTTAGGAAACTGCCATCCCCACCCTTCCCTGATTGCACGCTCCAGCTCTCCTTCTGGGAGAACATATCCATCTCTATCGAAAAGTTCCTTCCAACTCTTTTCATCGGAATTGATAATATGCCTCCATTTCTTAGAAACTTGTGCAGCACGGCACATGGTCTGAGCGTCAAAGTATTTCACAATATTTAGGCTTAGTTCAAGAGGCAGAAGAGCCAGGAAATCGCATTTTAAGGCCGGGTTAACAACGTCAGCAACGAAATGCAAAGTTGGCTTCGGACACCGCCTCAGAAACTGGTACATAAGGTAGGTCTTCAGCCCTTCTGGAACTGAGTCAAAGAAGTCCAACACACTGGGGATATCCATTAACGATGTCGGCCGTAGTGTATCAGAACTCGCGGGTAAGATGTTAGGCCTGGAACGGTGCGGGGCAGTGGTCCTAGGGTCTTCTGCACGTAGAGAGCTCACAATGCGATGATCGTTGTTGTCAAAGCTGGAATCCGTATCGGCTTCGGGGTCCTCAGCCGAATCAAAGGAAGAGTCGACATTCATTGCATTCATCGCAGCAACGGGAGACAAGCTAGGGCTTGGTAGGCACATGTCCTGAACAGCCACACCACCAACGGCTGTGAATTGTGATGTTGAACCCAGAGAACTTTGCTGGGGAGCTTCCTGAGACGTTTCATATCCAGTATCTTGGCTCGTGGAGGTTCCCGATTCGTCTTCCGGCCCGCCGTCTGTCTCTATTTCTTGCGGAATGGCTAGCCTGCTTGGATCGCCCTCTGGACGAGCCAAACGTCTGCTCCTTTCGGGGACAACAGTCGATTCAAGTTGATCTTTTCTGGTACTGGGAGCTTTGGAGCCCTCCTGGGATTCGACTCCGGAAGACAAAGGTGAGGGTAGCAGCGTTTCCCTGCGAGAGGCATTCACACCGTGGATTCTCCTCCTAGGTAGTACGCTTTCGCCAGCACTATAATTGTTGCTTTCCGTTTCAGGAGTCGCCAAACCAGCCACCACAGGATGTGTGGATGTAGGGCCATGTGAACGGGTTGAGCGAATCGATTGTTCTGATGGAACTCTGGCAGGATACGGTCGCAAATAACCGTGGCGAGTTTCTGGGGCTGCTAACGCACGACGTTGCTTTGAGCTCGACTGCTGACTGGATGGTTGACTAGACCCTTTAGGGGGGGCAAATCGACGGGGAAGTTGAGTATCATCAGAACATATTGAAGTCACAGATCGAACTAGGCCGTTGGAGGCTCTCAACGCATCATCCTTTTCCCTCAACTACAAGTAGCGCATTAGTAAAGACCAAATGATGGGGAGGATAACCGAACAAGCGACAATTATATAAGGGACATACCTCATTGACGGCGCTTGTAGTATCATCTGGTTCATTGAACACGACGGAATGACCCCCGATCTCAAATTTGATATTTCTCAGCGACGAAGGAGTGGGAGATGATGCTAGAGGATATAGCTTAGGGTCAAGTTCTCGCGTTGCGCGGGGTGGCTTTATAAATAACGGAGGGAAAGTCGTAGTCGTAGTAGTCGTTGTGGTCACAACGGTAGTTCGAGTAGCGGGGGCAAATGAAAATTGACCGACAGAGCCGGTGTTTGGCACATTATCAAGCCCACTGTTATTGTCTTGATCGTCCATATTGTATGTCCAGCGCGAATATATCGAGGGTCCAATGAACTATGTCTAGCTGAGGTGCACGGAAGACGCGTCTCCTTGTGCTGATAAGGGCTCGACTTCGGCG encodes:
- a CDS encoding translation initiation/elongation factor MRX8 (predicted protein), which translates into the protein MKHTIYRCTACSRQRLPFPLRRALSTAITPNTPSNPNKVPLHDLTPADISYYWDTQVPNETDLTYADKFFAPSRHSPIKIWSASKFRTTPMSSVEPEVAFLGRSNVGKSSLLNAIMGKEICWTSSKPGRTREMNAFGIGGTKGGESKIVLLDMPGYGKASRTEWGIEIMKYLQGRKQ
- a CDS encoding F-box/WD repeat-containing protein (Cdc4 and related F-box and WD-40 proteins), producing the protein MDDQDNNSGLDNVPNTGSVGQFSFAPATRTTVVTTTTTTTTTFPPLFIKPPRATRELDPKLYPLASSPTPSSLRNIKFEIGGHSVVFNEPDDTTSAVNELREKDDALRASNGLVRSVTSICSDDTQLPRRFAPPKGSSQPSSQQSSSKQRRALAAPETRHGYLRPYPARVPSEQSIRSTRSHGPTSTHPVVAGLATPETESNNYSAGESVLPRRRIHEGDPSRLAIPQEIETDGGPEDESGTSTSQDTGYETSQEAPQQSSLGSTSQFTAVGGVAVQDMCLPSPSLSPVAAMNAMNVDSSFDSAEDPEADTDSSFDNNDHRIVSSLRAEDPRTTAPHRSRPNILPASSDTLRPTSLMDIPSVLDFFDSVPEGLKTYLMYQFLRRCPKPTLHFVADVVNPALKCDFLALLPLELSLNIVKYFDAQTMCRAAQVSKKWRHIINSDEKSWKELFDRDGYVLPEGELERAIREGWGWQFPNGGEDYEKDLSVSSPVIKPDPESGSPSMQPLPGPSDRPSSAHRRPKRKACTRVSSRKLAKRKISSSGTDHSESSDWRKSVTAAEGPYGAANAAAAAVPYPDIGLPSLRGLHLYKSLYQRHHSIHNGWMKPSVKPRHIAFRAHDRHVVTCLQFDTDKVLTGSDDTNINVYDTRTGALRATLEGHEGGVWALEYYGNTLVSGSTDRSVRVWDIERARCTQIFHGHTSTVRCLQIVLPVEVGKKADGTPEMMPKEPLIITGSRDSNLRIWKLPKPGDPVYYQNGPHVDDTDCPYFVRALIGHQHSVRTIAAHGDTLVSGSYDCTVRVWKISTGEALHRLQGHSLKVYSVVLDHKRNRCISGSMDNMVKVWSLETGSILYNLEGHSSLVGLLDLKCDRLVSAAADSTLRIWDPETGQCKNMLSAHTGAITCFQHDGQKVISGSDRTLKMWDVRTGECVRDLLTDLSGVWQVKFNDRKCVAAVQRDSLTYIEVLDFGASRDGVPEDQLGRRIVVNRWGQEVSDADEDYDLSDA